Proteins encoded by one window of Enterobacter pseudoroggenkampii:
- a CDS encoding STAS domain-containing protein: MIINTERLPHANILTPAVRRLDASIAAAFKASVTEEIGSDRKALIVDFSKVDFIDSSGLGMLVSLFKLMNGKGEMALCSLNPGITNMFILTRMDRIFRIYPDKNSALAQLGQ; the protein is encoded by the coding sequence AACGATTACCACATGCCAATATTCTCACCCCCGCAGTTCGGCGGCTGGATGCGTCCATTGCCGCGGCGTTTAAGGCCTCTGTCACGGAAGAAATTGGCAGCGATCGTAAAGCCTTAATTGTCGATTTTAGCAAAGTGGACTTTATCGACAGCAGCGGGCTGGGGATGCTGGTGTCGTTGTTTAAGCTGATGAACGGGAAAGGCGAAATGGCGCTTTGCTCCCTGAACCCCGGGATCACGAATATGTTCATCCTGACCCGAATGGATCGCATATTCCGCATCTATCCGGATAAAAACAGCGCACTTGCGCAGCTGGGGCAGTAG